Proteins from a single region of Gordonia hongkongensis:
- the cydB gene encoding cytochrome d ubiquinol oxidase subunit II, protein MSLEEIWFLVIAFLFVGYFVLEGFDFGVGMLMPILGSSHTGGDDKVAADDPEADPDKRRRALLNTIGPVWDGNEVWLITAGAALFAAFGGWYATMFSAFYLPLFLILIGLIVRVCAIEWRGKINNPRWRVWCDVGIGLGSWIPAILWGVAFANIVRGLPIDADAQYTGGFFNLLNPYALLGGATTLLAFLTHGAVFISLKTSGVLQEDSARYAARLAWPTLIVAAVFLLWTQFAYGSSWTWIPVLIAAVAAVGMVAATQIRREGYAFMFTCIAIAGTVATLFAELFPNTIPSTLNPQWNLTIENTSSSDYTLTIMTWAAVLITPVVMGYQAWTYWVFRKRLSVAHIPDPAGLPSLRIPSK, encoded by the coding sequence ATGAGTCTCGAAGAAATCTGGTTCCTGGTCATCGCGTTCCTGTTCGTCGGGTATTTCGTCCTGGAGGGCTTCGACTTCGGCGTCGGCATGCTGATGCCGATCCTCGGTTCGAGTCACACCGGTGGCGACGACAAGGTCGCCGCCGACGATCCCGAAGCCGACCCCGACAAACGTCGCCGCGCGCTCCTCAACACCATCGGCCCGGTCTGGGACGGCAACGAGGTCTGGCTCATCACCGCGGGAGCGGCGTTGTTCGCGGCCTTCGGCGGTTGGTACGCAACCATGTTCAGTGCGTTCTACCTTCCGCTGTTCCTCATCCTCATCGGGCTCATCGTGCGGGTCTGCGCGATCGAGTGGCGGGGCAAGATCAACAACCCCCGCTGGCGCGTGTGGTGCGACGTCGGAATCGGGCTGGGTTCGTGGATTCCGGCGATCCTGTGGGGTGTGGCGTTCGCCAACATCGTGCGCGGGCTCCCGATCGACGCCGACGCCCAGTACACGGGTGGGTTCTTCAACCTCCTCAACCCGTATGCCCTGCTCGGCGGCGCCACGACCCTGCTCGCGTTCCTCACCCACGGGGCGGTGTTCATCTCGCTGAAGACCTCCGGTGTGCTGCAGGAGGATTCGGCTCGCTACGCTGCCCGGCTGGCCTGGCCGACACTGATCGTGGCCGCCGTGTTCCTGCTGTGGACCCAGTTCGCCTACGGCAGCTCGTGGACCTGGATTCCGGTGCTCATCGCCGCCGTCGCCGCGGTGGGCATGGTGGCCGCCACCCAGATCCGCCGCGAGGGTTACGCATTCATGTTCACCTGCATCGCGATCGCCGGCACGGTCGCCACGCTGTTCGCCGAGCTCTTCCCGAACACGATTCCGTCGACTCTGAATCCGCAGTGGAACCTCACCATCGAGAACACGTCGTCGAGCGATTACACCCTTACGATCATGACGTGGGCGGCCGTGCTCATCACCCCGGTGGTGATGGGCTACCAGGCCTGGACCTATTGGGTGTTCCGAAAGCGACTGTCGGTCGCGCACATCCCGGACCCGGCCGGACTTCCGTCGTTGCGAATCCCGAGCAAGTGA
- a CDS encoding glutamate--cysteine ligase has protein sequence MGAEVSKQQFTGEDRVRFRRQVGRGTEAIARMLADGLFTDQGRPPKPLLGMEVELNLVDEDMQPAMANAAVLEAIADPDYQTELGQFNIEINVSPRPFTTDDTISLEQALRTSLNRAEQRAAQTSSHLVMIGMLPTLKSEHFAHHWISANPRYDLLNEQIFAARGEDLEIDITGIPLTDTHDTEHLRTSTDSILPEAACTSLQLHLRVAPEDFASHWNAAQAIAGVQVALAGNSPFLAETALWHESRIPVFEQATDTRPLELKNQGVRPRVWFGERWINTIFDLFEENTRYFPALLPVCTDTDPLAELDDGRIPTLDELRLHNGTVYRWNRPVYDIHEGQAHLRVENRVLPAGPTVVDTMANAAFYYGVVRGLVESDRPLWSRMSFNAAAENLQSGARTGMESQLYWPDVGWVRPDELVLRRLLVLAEDGLQRFGVSDKARKRYLSVIEGRCISRQTGSVWQRQAVAARERAGESRTQALHGMLRDYVTQMHEGEPVHTWEV, from the coding sequence ATGGGAGCCGAGGTGTCCAAACAGCAGTTCACCGGCGAGGACCGGGTTCGTTTCCGGCGTCAGGTGGGTCGCGGCACGGAAGCGATCGCGCGGATGCTCGCCGACGGGCTGTTCACCGATCAGGGCCGTCCGCCGAAGCCGTTGCTCGGCATGGAGGTCGAACTGAACCTCGTCGACGAGGACATGCAGCCCGCGATGGCGAACGCCGCCGTCCTCGAGGCGATCGCCGATCCGGACTATCAGACCGAACTCGGCCAGTTCAACATCGAGATCAACGTCTCGCCGCGACCGTTCACGACCGACGATACGATCTCGCTCGAGCAGGCGTTGCGGACGTCGCTCAACCGGGCCGAGCAGCGGGCCGCACAGACGTCGAGCCACCTGGTCATGATCGGCATGTTGCCGACACTGAAGTCCGAACACTTCGCGCATCACTGGATCTCGGCGAACCCGCGCTACGACCTGCTGAACGAGCAGATCTTCGCAGCCCGGGGTGAGGATCTCGAGATCGACATCACCGGCATCCCGCTGACCGACACCCACGACACCGAGCACCTGCGCACGTCGACCGACTCGATCCTGCCCGAGGCGGCCTGTACATCCCTGCAGCTCCATCTCCGAGTGGCGCCGGAAGACTTCGCCTCGCACTGGAATGCGGCACAGGCCATCGCCGGGGTGCAGGTCGCCCTGGCCGGGAACTCGCCCTTCCTCGCCGAGACCGCGTTGTGGCACGAGAGCCGCATCCCGGTCTTCGAACAGGCCACCGACACCCGGCCGCTGGAGCTGAAGAACCAGGGTGTCCGGCCGCGAGTGTGGTTCGGAGAGCGGTGGATCAACACGATCTTCGACCTCTTCGAGGAGAACACGCGCTATTTCCCCGCGCTCCTCCCCGTCTGCACCGACACCGACCCGCTCGCCGAGCTCGACGACGGACGCATCCCCACCCTCGACGAACTGCGTCTGCACAACGGGACCGTCTACCGCTGGAACCGTCCGGTCTACGACATCCACGAGGGACAGGCCCACCTGCGCGTCGAGAACCGCGTGTTGCCCGCCGGTCCCACGGTCGTCGACACGATGGCCAACGCCGCGTTCTACTACGGCGTCGTCCGGGGCCTCGTCGAATCCGATCGGCCGCTGTGGTCGCGGATGTCGTTCAACGCCGCCGCCGAGAACCTGCAGTCCGGCGCCCGCACCGGCATGGAGTCGCAGCTGTACTGGCCCGACGTCGGCTGGGTGCGACCCGACGAACTCGTCCTGCGCCGGCTGCTCGTGCTCGCCGAGGACGGTTTGCAGCGGTTCGGCGTCTCCGACAAGGCCCGCAAGCGCTACCTGTCGGTCATCGAGGGCCGCTGCATCTCCCGCCAGACGGGATCGGTCTGGCAACGCCAGGCGGTCGCGGCCCGCGAACGCGCGGGCGAGAGCCGGACACAGGCGCTGCACGGGATGCTCCGCGACTACGTCACCCAGATGCACGAGGGCGAGCCGGTGCACACCTGGGAGGTCTGA
- the purF gene encoding amidophosphoribosyltransferase, producing MPDHSIAHMNLLAATTPAGGCSARGSGAINPAPLDDLENEPREECGVFGVWAPGEDVAKLSYYGLYALQHRGQEAAGIAVGDGSQVVVFKDLGLVSQVFDEQTLGAMSGHVAIGHCRYSTTGSTTWENSQPIFRTTDAGTGVALGHNGNLVNTADLAARAREQGIKSSAATSDSDVVGALLAHGAADSSIEQAAMELLPTLKGAFCLTFMDEHTLYAARDPHGVRPLSLGRLDRGWVVASETAALDIVGASFVRDIEPGELLAIDADGVRSTRFAEPTPSGCVFEYVYLARPDSVIHGRSVHSTRVEIGRRLAKEHPAEGDLVIPVPESGVPAAVGFAQESGIPYGQGLMKNAYVGRTFIQPSQTIRQLGIRLKLNPLREVIRGKRLVVVDDSIVRGNTQRALIRMLREAGAAEVHVRIASSPVRWPCFYGIDFASPAELIANGMESEAGMVEGVRQAIGADSLGYISIDEMINSTGQAASSLCAACFDGKYPIELPKETSMGKAVLEQMLASAAGDRSVDPLTQPNDNVSAVMRP from the coding sequence ATGCCTGATCATTCGATCGCCCACATGAACCTGCTCGCTGCCACGACGCCGGCGGGCGGATGCTCCGCACGTGGCTCGGGTGCGATCAATCCGGCCCCGCTGGACGATCTCGAGAACGAACCGCGTGAGGAATGCGGTGTCTTCGGTGTCTGGGCGCCCGGCGAGGACGTCGCCAAGCTGAGTTACTACGGCCTCTACGCCCTGCAGCACCGCGGCCAGGAAGCCGCGGGCATCGCCGTCGGCGACGGCAGCCAGGTGGTCGTGTTCAAGGACCTCGGACTCGTCAGCCAGGTCTTCGACGAGCAGACCCTGGGTGCGATGAGCGGGCATGTGGCGATCGGCCACTGCCGGTACTCCACCACCGGCTCGACGACCTGGGAGAACTCGCAGCCGATCTTCCGCACCACCGACGCCGGGACCGGCGTGGCCCTGGGCCACAACGGCAACCTGGTCAACACCGCGGACCTCGCGGCGCGTGCGCGCGAGCAGGGGATCAAGAGTTCGGCAGCGACGTCGGACTCCGATGTCGTCGGTGCGCTCCTCGCGCACGGCGCCGCGGACAGCTCGATCGAGCAGGCCGCGATGGAACTGCTGCCGACCCTCAAGGGCGCGTTCTGCCTGACCTTCATGGATGAGCACACGCTCTACGCCGCGCGCGATCCGCACGGTGTGCGCCCGCTGTCACTCGGCCGCCTCGACCGCGGCTGGGTCGTCGCCTCGGAGACCGCCGCCCTCGACATCGTGGGTGCGTCGTTCGTCCGCGACATCGAGCCGGGCGAGCTCCTGGCCATCGACGCCGACGGCGTCCGCAGCACGCGCTTCGCCGAGCCGACCCCCAGCGGGTGCGTCTTCGAATACGTCTATCTCGCCCGTCCCGACTCGGTGATCCACGGTCGTTCGGTGCATTCGACCCGCGTCGAGATCGGTCGCCGACTCGCCAAGGAACACCCCGCCGAGGGTGACCTGGTCATCCCGGTACCGGAGTCGGGCGTGCCGGCGGCCGTCGGATTCGCCCAGGAATCCGGGATTCCGTACGGCCAGGGACTGATGAAGAACGCCTACGTCGGCCGTACCTTCATCCAGCCGTCGCAGACGATCCGCCAGCTCGGTATCCGCTTGAAGCTCAATCCGTTGCGCGAGGTGATCCGCGGGAAACGGCTCGTCGTCGTCGACGACTCGATCGTGCGCGGCAACACCCAGCGCGCGCTCATCCGGATGCTGCGCGAGGCCGGTGCCGCCGAGGTGCACGTCCGCATCGCGTCGAGCCCGGTCCGGTGGCCGTGCTTCTACGGGATCGACTTCGCGTCCCCGGCGGAACTGATCGCCAACGGCATGGAGTCCGAGGCCGGAATGGTCGAGGGGGTCCGGCAGGCCATCGGTGCCGATTCGCTGGGTTACATCAGCATCGACGAGATGATCAACTCGACCGGGCAGGCCGCGTCGAGCCTCTGCGCTGCGTGCTTCGACGGCAAGTACCCGATCGAGCTGCCCAAGGAGACCTCGATGGGCAAGGCGGTCCTCGAACAGATGCTGGCGAGCGCGGCCGGCGACCGCTCGGTGGACCCGCTGACCCAGCCGAACGACAACGTCAGCGCGGTCATGCGGCCCTGA
- a CDS encoding aminodeoxychorismate lyase — MADSILVSLDGTRHDADAPFLHADDLAAVRGDGIFETLLVRGGRARCVRLHLERLARSAAAMELDKPDLDEWRAVIETATQAWTEKHGSSGEALLRLVYSRGREHGSAPTAYVTVDAVPDRVSAARADGVRVVTLARGFSIDLAATAPWQLLGAKTLSYATNMAALRHASAEGFDDVIFVSSEGAVLEGPRATVVAVYSDTLVTPPTEIGILESTTVRAVFDVAEQEGWTTKTDVLRPEDLVAADSVWLVSSVTLAARVTHLNRYVMPLAADAAKFTDLVDRAISVDDN; from the coding sequence ATGGCGGATTCGATCCTTGTCTCCCTCGACGGCACCCGACACGATGCCGACGCTCCCTTCCTCCACGCCGACGACCTGGCCGCGGTGCGCGGTGACGGCATCTTCGAGACGCTTCTCGTGCGCGGCGGCCGGGCGCGATGCGTCCGACTGCATCTCGAGCGACTGGCCCGGAGTGCGGCCGCGATGGAACTCGACAAGCCCGATCTCGACGAGTGGCGGGCGGTGATCGAGACCGCGACGCAGGCGTGGACGGAGAAGCACGGGTCGTCGGGTGAGGCACTGCTGCGGCTCGTCTACTCCCGCGGACGCGAGCACGGTTCGGCGCCGACCGCGTACGTCACCGTCGACGCGGTGCCCGACCGGGTGTCGGCGGCGCGTGCGGACGGTGTCCGGGTGGTCACCCTCGCTCGCGGCTTCTCGATCGACCTCGCCGCCACGGCGCCCTGGCAGCTCCTCGGCGCGAAGACCCTCAGCTACGCCACGAACATGGCGGCCCTGCGCCACGCGTCGGCCGAGGGCTTCGACGACGTGATCTTCGTCAGCAGCGAGGGCGCCGTCCTTGAAGGGCCCCGAGCCACGGTCGTCGCCGTGTACTCCGACACCCTGGTCACACCGCCGACCGAGATCGGGATTCTCGAGTCGACCACCGTGCGTGCGGTTTTCGATGTCGCGGAACAGGAGGGTTGGACGACCAAGACCGACGTCCTACGGCCCGAGGATCTGGTGGCGGCCGACTCGGTCTGGCTGGTGAGCAGCGTGACCCTCGCGGCGCGGGTCACCCATCTCAACCGGTACGTGATGCCGCTCGCCGCGGACGCCGCGAAGTTCACCGATCTGGTCGACCGGGCCATCTCGGTGGACGACAATTGA
- a CDS encoding DUF3073 domain-containing protein: MGRGRAKAKQTKVARQLKYSTPNTDLESLQRELSGQGDPVVERPDPVDDWVDEEEWRRA; encoded by the coding sequence ATGGGCCGCGGCCGGGCAAAGGCAAAGCAGACGAAGGTTGCACGTCAGCTGAAGTACTCCACTCCGAACACCGACCTGGAAAGCTTGCAGCGTGAGCTCTCCGGACAGGGCGATCCGGTTGTAGAACGACCGGATCCGGTGGACGACTGGGTGGACGAAGAGGAGTGGCGACGCGCTTGA
- a CDS encoding cytochrome ubiquinol oxidase subunit I: MDALDVSRWQFGITTVYHFILVPLTIGLAPMIAVMQTVWHVTGNEQWLRATKFFGKLFLINFALGVATGIVQEFQFGMNWSEYSRFVADVFGAPLALEGLVAFFLESTFIGLWIFGWDRLPRRVHLACIWLAAIGVNASAYFIIAANSWMQHPVGVTWDDERGRPAMNDFVAVLTNNTTLAAFPHVIAGAFLTAGTFVAAIGIWWMARNSWRAKKIREAADTGDLSEIPDSTSPSHVDATPEDLEKDARDLWRPVTRLALWITIVSGVALFITGDLQAQIMFKQQPMKMASAESLCETETGPGFSVLSIGRQNNCENIEHVIEIPKMLSFLANHDFDSTLQGVEELQEQYTRAFAGQPNVPANQNFAPNLFVTYWGFRAMITWALGSVVVALGGLWFTRRKRVVESRRFGFIALLMIPTPFLANSSGWIFTEMGRQPWVVAPNWEDDLDPLRISMLVQNGVSNHSASTVLVTLIGFTLLYGALGVVWFMLQRRYVIEGPAAHDARPPGHTDDESDSDEPKQLSFAY, from the coding sequence ATGGACGCTCTGGACGTCTCCAGATGGCAATTCGGGATCACGACCGTCTACCACTTCATCCTGGTGCCGTTGACGATCGGCCTCGCGCCGATGATCGCGGTGATGCAGACGGTGTGGCATGTCACCGGCAACGAGCAGTGGCTGCGCGCCACGAAGTTCTTCGGCAAGCTCTTCCTGATCAACTTCGCGCTCGGTGTCGCGACCGGCATCGTCCAGGAGTTCCAGTTCGGCATGAACTGGAGCGAGTACAGCCGGTTCGTCGCCGATGTCTTCGGCGCGCCACTGGCCCTGGAGGGTCTCGTCGCCTTCTTCCTCGAATCGACGTTCATCGGGCTCTGGATCTTCGGCTGGGACCGCCTGCCGCGCCGCGTGCACCTGGCCTGTATCTGGTTGGCCGCCATCGGTGTGAACGCGTCGGCGTATTTCATCATCGCCGCGAACTCGTGGATGCAGCACCCCGTCGGCGTCACATGGGATGACGAACGCGGCCGGCCTGCCATGAACGACTTCGTCGCGGTGCTCACCAACAACACGACCCTGGCGGCCTTCCCGCACGTCATCGCCGGCGCCTTCCTCACCGCCGGTACCTTCGTCGCGGCCATCGGCATCTGGTGGATGGCGCGGAACTCATGGCGGGCCAAGAAGATCCGCGAGGCCGCGGACACCGGTGACCTGTCCGAGATCCCGGACAGCACCTCGCCGAGCCACGTCGACGCCACACCCGAGGACCTCGAGAAGGACGCCCGCGACCTCTGGCGGCCGGTCACGAGACTCGCGTTGTGGATCACCATCGTCTCCGGTGTCGCGCTGTTCATCACCGGGGACCTCCAGGCGCAGATCATGTTCAAACAGCAGCCGATGAAGATGGCGTCCGCGGAGTCGCTGTGCGAGACCGAGACGGGTCCGGGTTTCTCGGTTCTGTCGATCGGCCGCCAGAACAACTGCGAGAACATCGAACACGTCATCGAGATCCCGAAGATGCTGTCGTTCCTCGCGAATCACGACTTCGATTCGACTCTGCAGGGCGTGGAGGAACTGCAGGAGCAGTACACTCGGGCCTTCGCCGGGCAGCCGAACGTGCCGGCGAACCAGAACTTCGCACCCAACCTGTTCGTGACCTACTGGGGCTTCCGGGCGATGATCACCTGGGCGCTCGGCTCGGTGGTCGTGGCCTTGGGCGGACTGTGGTTCACGCGCCGTAAGCGGGTGGTCGAATCCAGACGCTTCGGCTTCATCGCCCTGTTGATGATCCCGACGCCGTTCCTGGCCAACAGTTCCGGCTGGATCTTCACCGAGATGGGACGCCAGCCGTGGGTCGTGGCGCCCAACTGGGAGGACGACCTCGACCCGCTCCGGATCAGCATGCTGGTGCAGAACGGTGTGTCCAACCATTCGGCGAGCACCGTGCTCGTCACGCTGATCGGGTTCACGCTGCTCTACGGCGCCCTCGGCGTCGTGTGGTTCATGCTGCAGCGGCGCTATGTCATCGAGGGTCCGGCCGCACACGATGCGCGACCGCCGGGCCACACCGACGACGAGTCCGATTCCGATGAACCCAAACAGCTCTCGTTCGCATACTAG
- a CDS encoding MOSC domain-containing protein has protein sequence MSTGVVLAVCAAGDDVILAGIGPSAIDKRPRSGRLDVDELGLVDDHVGNKRHHGGVDQAVYAYADPEARRWADELGRELPYGWFGENLRIDGMAVTDAVVGERWEVGTDGLILEVTIPRVPCKTFAVWAGEPRWMKRFLAQADFGTYLRVVRNGTVAQGDRITVVHRPGHGVRSRDLLAGGDVEAIRSLLAQDDLPAKVRREATKMVNKSERRVGAATQGGQHKS, from the coding sequence TTGAGCACGGGTGTGGTGCTGGCCGTGTGCGCGGCCGGCGACGACGTGATCCTCGCGGGCATCGGCCCCTCCGCCATCGACAAGCGACCCCGCAGCGGGCGCCTCGACGTCGACGAACTCGGTCTCGTCGACGACCACGTGGGTAACAAGCGACACCACGGCGGCGTCGATCAGGCGGTGTACGCCTACGCCGATCCCGAGGCGCGCCGATGGGCCGACGAGCTCGGACGTGAGCTTCCTTACGGATGGTTCGGGGAGAACCTGCGCATCGACGGGATGGCGGTCACCGATGCCGTCGTCGGGGAGCGATGGGAAGTCGGCACCGACGGGCTAATTCTCGAGGTGACCATCCCTCGCGTCCCCTGCAAGACCTTCGCGGTGTGGGCGGGCGAGCCACGGTGGATGAAGCGGTTCCTGGCGCAGGCAGATTTCGGCACCTACCTGCGCGTTGTCCGCAACGGCACGGTGGCGCAGGGCGATCGGATCACCGTCGTCCACCGCCCCGGTCACGGTGTGCGATCACGTGATCTGCTCGCCGGCGGTGACGTCGAGGCGATTCGGTCGTTGCTCGCGCAGGACGATCTACCCGCGAAGGTCCGCCGCGAGGCGACCAAGATGGTGAACAAGTCGGAAAGACGCGTCGGCGCGGCAACACAGGGTGGACAACACAAATCCTAG
- the purM gene encoding phosphoribosylformylglycinamidine cyclo-ligase has product MTERDAAADETAGSSTPASYAAAGVDIDAGERAVELIAPHAKRASRPEVLGGIGGFSGLFALKGNYREPVLAAASDGVGTKLAVAQAIDKHDTVGRDLVAMCVDDLVVCGAEPLFLQDYIAVGKVVPETVAQIVAGIADGCVEAGCALLGGETAEHPGLMQDNHYDMSATAVGVVEADNVLTPDRVRAGDVVIGMGSSGLHSNGYSLARKVLLEWGHMDLFGHVEEFGRTLGEELLEPTRIYARDCLALIAEADVRTFAHITGGGLAENLARVIPNGLVAELERNTWTPAPIFALIGQRGRVEQLEMERTFNMGVGMVAVVAPEDTDRAQAVLTARHVDNWVLGTVKRASDRSDNDSRVTLLGEHPRF; this is encoded by the coding sequence ATGACGGAGCGGGATGCTGCTGCCGACGAGACGGCCGGGAGCTCGACACCGGCGTCGTATGCGGCGGCCGGGGTCGACATCGACGCCGGTGAGCGGGCTGTGGAACTCATCGCGCCCCATGCCAAGCGTGCGTCTCGCCCGGAGGTTCTCGGCGGGATCGGCGGTTTCTCCGGTCTGTTCGCACTCAAGGGCAACTATCGGGAGCCGGTCCTGGCCGCTGCCAGCGACGGCGTCGGCACCAAGCTCGCCGTTGCACAGGCCATCGACAAGCACGACACCGTCGGCCGCGATCTCGTCGCGATGTGTGTCGACGACCTGGTCGTCTGCGGCGCCGAGCCGCTGTTCCTGCAGGACTACATCGCGGTCGGCAAGGTGGTCCCCGAGACGGTGGCCCAGATCGTCGCCGGCATCGCCGACGGCTGCGTCGAAGCCGGTTGCGCCCTGCTCGGCGGCGAGACCGCCGAACACCCCGGCCTGATGCAGGACAACCACTACGACATGTCCGCCACCGCGGTCGGTGTCGTCGAAGCCGACAACGTGCTCACCCCGGACCGCGTCCGCGCCGGCGACGTCGTCATCGGCATGGGGTCGTCGGGATTGCACTCCAACGGGTATTCGCTCGCCCGCAAGGTGCTGCTCGAGTGGGGTCACATGGACCTGTTCGGTCATGTCGAGGAGTTCGGTCGCACCCTGGGCGAGGAGCTGCTCGAGCCGACCCGGATCTATGCCCGCGACTGCCTGGCCCTGATCGCCGAGGCTGACGTGCGTACATTCGCGCACATCACCGGCGGCGGCCTCGCCGAGAACCTCGCGCGTGTGATCCCGAACGGGCTGGTGGCCGAGCTCGAGCGCAACACGTGGACGCCGGCCCCGATCTTCGCGCTCATCGGTCAGCGCGGCCGGGTCGAACAGCTCGAGATGGAACGCACCTTCAACATGGGCGTCGGCATGGTGGCGGTCGTCGCGCCGGAGGACACCGACCGCGCGCAGGCCGTGCTGACGGCACGGCACGTCGACAACTGGGTCCTCGGCACCGTCAAGCGCGCGAGTGACCGCTCGGACAACGACTCTCGCGTCACCCTGCTCGGGGAGCACCCGCGCTTCTAG
- a CDS encoding YgfZ/GcvT domain-containing protein, which produces MSRSPILTRHSEGGAVPGPGDLLSADTAWHYGDPLGEQRAAQRGVIIVDRSDRAVLEIAGAERLTWLHTISSQHIATLADRSSAEDLSLDLNGRVEEHFVLTDIDGVTWIDTEGSRGGPLLDFLTKMVFWAKAEPAARSDMKVLTLIGPGALDGPVADLLEVGADAVVYQAGGLPESHHEDEQLGFWRRMPPLGEDRDLPVVDLVVPEYVLTRWWDTLTEAGARMAGSWAFEALRVAARRPRLGADTDERTIPHEVDWIGGPDELGAVHLDKGCYRGQETVARVHNLGKSPRRLVLLHLDGSVDERPVPGDPVTAGGRTVGRVGTVIDHHEWGPIALALVKRNVGADVELSVGAESAVSARIDPDSIRDDDRVQAGRAAVERLRSGSAAPGRNG; this is translated from the coding sequence GTGAGCCGCTCACCCATCCTGACCAGGCATTCCGAGGGCGGGGCGGTGCCCGGCCCCGGCGACCTCCTCTCCGCCGACACCGCGTGGCACTACGGCGACCCCCTCGGCGAACAACGAGCCGCACAACGTGGCGTGATCATCGTCGACAGGTCCGACCGCGCCGTTCTCGAGATCGCCGGCGCCGAACGCCTGACCTGGCTGCACACCATCAGCAGCCAGCACATCGCCACCCTCGCCGACCGGTCGAGCGCCGAAGACCTCTCTCTCGACCTCAACGGTCGAGTCGAAGAGCATTTCGTCCTCACCGACATCGACGGCGTGACGTGGATCGACACCGAGGGTTCGCGCGGCGGACCGCTGCTCGACTTCCTGACCAAGATGGTGTTCTGGGCCAAGGCCGAACCCGCCGCGCGTTCGGACATGAAGGTCCTGACGCTGATCGGGCCCGGGGCCCTCGACGGTCCGGTCGCCGATCTCCTGGAGGTCGGCGCGGACGCCGTGGTGTACCAGGCGGGCGGGTTGCCCGAGTCGCACCACGAGGACGAACAGCTCGGCTTCTGGCGGCGCATGCCCCCGCTCGGCGAGGACCGGGACCTGCCGGTCGTCGACCTCGTGGTGCCCGAGTACGTGCTGACCCGCTGGTGGGACACGCTGACCGAGGCCGGCGCGCGAATGGCCGGCAGCTGGGCTTTCGAAGCCCTGCGCGTGGCCGCCCGCCGACCCCGGCTCGGCGCCGACACCGACGAACGCACGATCCCGCACGAGGTCGACTGGATCGGCGGTCCGGACGAGTTAGGCGCGGTCCACCTGGACAAGGGTTGCTACCGCGGCCAGGAGACCGTCGCCCGCGTACACAACCTCGGCAAGTCGCCTCGACGGCTGGTCCTGCTGCATCTGGACGGGAGCGTCGACGAGCGACCCGTCCCCGGCGACCCGGTCACCGCCGGCGGACGAACCGTCGGCCGGGTGGGCACGGTCATCGACCACCATGAGTGGGGTCCCATCGCGCTGGCACTCGTCAAGCGCAACGTCGGCGCCGACGTGGAGTTGTCGGTCGGGGCCGAGTCCGCCGTCAGCGCGCGGATCGATCCGGATTCGATCCGCGACGACGATCGGGTCCAGGCGGGACGCGCGGCCGTGGAACGACTCCGCAGCGGTTCGGCGGCGCCGGGACGCAACGGTTGA
- a CDS encoding sterol carrier family protein codes for MPPRRRVDPAEVRAAVLAVSDWLVDPTVPTPGRAALADAVRRSARSLEQLAPGNSVEVRVPPFVAVQCIEGPRHTRGTPPNVVEMAPRTWLLLVAGVLTYDDALAAGLVDASGHRAALIADLLPLIPIGPPGDRE; via the coding sequence GTGCCACCACGCAGGAGAGTGGACCCCGCCGAGGTCCGGGCCGCGGTGCTGGCCGTCTCGGACTGGCTCGTCGACCCGACCGTGCCGACCCCGGGACGCGCCGCCCTCGCCGACGCCGTCCGTCGATCGGCCCGGTCACTCGAGCAGCTCGCCCCCGGGAACTCGGTCGAGGTCCGGGTGCCTCCGTTCGTCGCGGTCCAGTGCATCGAAGGTCCCCGTCACACCCGCGGAACGCCGCCGAACGTCGTCGAGATGGCGCCGCGGACCTGGCTGCTCCTCGTCGCCGGTGTCCTCACCTACGACGACGCCCTCGCCGCGGGCCTGGTGGATGCGTCCGGGCATCGCGCGGCACTCATCGCCGACCTGCTGCCGCTCATCCCGATCGGCCCGCCGGGCGACCGGGAGTAG